ATATGCTtgtctctcttctgtcttctcatttctcaCTAAATTCTCATGAGCATGTGAATATTTGTGTCCAATATCATACATAGTGAATCTGAGGTATAAAGATGTTTAGCAATTTACGATTGaattgtaagcattttttttaaagatttactgtCTTAGCAAGTTTGGAATATGCAATGCACTGTtataactataatcaccatgatGTACATGACATTATAGAATTGTTAATATCTGTACAGCATTTaactgttaaatgaattaatatattgatatttcaacattaaataaatgaatatattaatatagaataagaatttttaatgCATGAAAATCTAATCTAAATGGGTCATTGAAAAGGTGTGAAAGAATATGCTGCttctaaagaaattatttcaaacacTTTCATGATATAAGCATGTTCGTTGCAGAGATTTTTATGGCAACAacgaatatataaataaacaatgtCTCAAACTTTGAGAACCTCTATGTAATATGTTCATTGGTGAGATATAGATGAATATGCTGACTCCAAAAACTTGATTTAAAACTCTTTGTTTATTCAAGATCTCTCATTGCAGAAACTTTTGTAGTAGCAATAAATGGAGGCCACTTTGACATCCATCACCGGGTAATTGGATATGACTGAGAAAAAGCACATATATGTCAacagttaatatatataattaatatgttttCATAGGTATTTTTGCATACATATATGGTTTCTAAAGGTAAATTCTTCTATCCCTCCAGCCTTCAATATAAGGCCCTTGTGATGCCCATGGATTTGGGAAGGAAGGACCACATCAAGAACCATGAGACTAATAAGCTCTCCCTACAGAGCAACTAATCGCAACCAGAGAAAAAACAGACTTGCTGGGTTCTCAGGATTTGGGCTCTGGACTTACAGTatggtaaaaaaataaacgtCTTGTATATAACTAGACTCAAGTCAATGGAAAGAGTCAACCAAACCAGCAGTGTTTCTGAGTTCATCCTCCTGGGGCTCTCCTCCCAGCCTGAGGACCAGAAACCACTCTTTATCCTTTTCCTCACCATGTACCTGGTCACCATAACAGGGAACCTGCTCATCATCCTTGCCATCCACTCTGACCCCCAGCTCCAGAcccccatgtatttcttcctgagtTTCCTGTCCTTCACTGACATTTGCTTTACAACAACCATTGTCCCCAGGATGCTACTGAGCTTCCTGTCAGAGAAGACCATCTCCTATGCTGGATGTCTGACacagatgtattttatttatgctcTGGGCAACACTGACAGCTACCTCCTGGCGGTTATGGCCCttgaccgctatgtggccatctgtgACCCCTTCCACTATGTCACCACCATGAACCACCACCGCTGTGTCCTGCTGGTGGCCTTTTCCTGCTCACTTCCTCACCTCCACTCACTCCTACACACACTGCTACTGAATCGTCTCACCTTCTGTGACAACAATGTTATCCATCACTTCCTCTGTGACCTCAGTCCCCTGATGAAATTGTCCTGCTCCTCCACATTTCTCAATGAAATTGTGATAATGTCAGAAGGCTCTGTTGTTTTGGTGACCCCCTTTGTGTGCATCACTTTCTCTTACATACGAATCCTCATCACAGTTCTCAAGATCCCCTCAGCTGCTGGGAAACGCaaagccttctccacctgtggCTCTCACCTCACTGTGGTAACCCTCTTTTATGGAAGCATCTTCTACGTCTATTTACAGCCCCTGTCCACCTACACTGCCAGGGACCACATAGCAACACTTGTCTACACAGTTCTTACCTCCATGCTGAACCCTTTTATCTATAGCCTGAGAAACAAAGACCTGAAACAGGGCCTGAGGAAGCTGATGGGCAGGAGGAAATCCCAGGCAGCACCTTCTTGACAAACCCACAAGTGGAATCTGCTTCACTTGAATCTAATATCTGCTAGATCTTGGTGAACAACTGAACTGCTAGaggttagttttttttaatctatgtgaGACACGGCTATTGTGGGTGATCAGATGCATTGATGACAGCCCACAATTGTCCCCCGCTCTGTTTAAATCATGATACTCTTCCTTACTATTCCTCAACTTTCTCACAAAGATTCATCACATTCTCATCCTCTAAATAATACTTTAACCGTTTCCAACTAATATTTCCTGAAAAAATTGCTGTCCTTTTATTAAGACTTACTCTCCAATACCTTTCACATTTCAGTATATTGCTGAAAATGATTACCTAATTTACAGCTGTTGAATATCTTTGTAAACATATCAAGGGAGaaagaatagagggagagagggaagggaaggagaggaattAAATTTTAGCTAATTTTCTTATGaggatttttataatttcttattttttttctttcataaaacttattcttgcttaaaaattaaattttgcctTTACTCttatctttctattcttttaaaaaaattttaatgtccatttatttttgagagagagcaagtgggggagaggcagagagaaagagacacacagaatctgaagcaggctccaggctctgagctgtcagcacagagactgacacaaggcttaaactcatgactgtgggatcatgacctgagttgaagtcagatgcttaattgaccgagccacccatgtgctccttATCTTTCTATTCTTGATTATGTTGCTGTGGCCTTATTTCTCttatatttcctcttatttttttactatactacttaaaaatggtaatagccagaaagaacaagaaccaagAGTGATTATATGAAAGTTATCCATTCCACAAGGAGGAAGTTGGAACCTCTCTTTCCTCCATCTATCCCtaaacatttatgtttaaaaatatgtgatttaaTACTTTATTCTAGAAACTCCCACTCTTCGGGTTCTAACCTATGGAAATAGTATCATAAAAGTATATTGGATATTGAGATACATTTTTTCACTGATTTCCAGTTATTACAGATAAAAATTGGCAAAacagtcggggcacctgggtggctcagttggttaagcatcccaccttggctcaggtcattatcttactgcttgtgggttcaagccctactcaggctctgtgctgacagctcagagcctagagcttgcttcatattctgtgtttccctttctctctgcccctcccccacttgctctctctctctctctctctctctcccaaatataaataaaaacatcaatttttttaaatggcaacaaCCTAAAATCTTATCTATGAAGAATGGAGATATTATGATTAGTTACATAGAATGTAAGAATATGCAGCAagttgaggggagcctgggtggctcagtcagttgagcatccaactctttattttggctcaggtcacaatcccagggtcacaTGATTGAACtcttacatcaggctctgtgctgagcatggagcctgcttcagattctctctttctccccctgccctttgcccctctcctctgcttgctttctctctctcaaaaagtatttttttaaaaaagaatatgtagcaagatgaaagaatcaaataaatgtttattacttcCTTGAAAAGCCATTAggtggaaaaataaagatatagaacAAGTATAAAAGTATGAattcattatgtttttaaagattgtataaatatatatgtgggtATAGTCAGTGCAGTAAGAATGTAAGTGTAgtaggggacagagagaatttcCAATTAATGCACACTTGTAATCtctaattcatttaaataaatattgatagcACATTAAATGTAAACCTATTAATAAATCAGATGGCCAATGCAATGGTGAAGGAATTTTTTTGCAAGGTACCAAAGAGGAGAAACTTTCTATGTGTATGCATATCTGAAACACATCATATTTTGGTTCTGCCACTCGAATTATAATTTGATGGTATATAACATTCTAGAAACCAAAACTTTTGAAAGTTTAAGGATAAACCTGGATTGTCCTACTGCATCAAGTGTTTCCATTGAGAAACAAGAGGTCATTGCAATTTATGTTCCTCTGTGACTCCCTCCCCTAATCACAGTCTATAGATACCCTACACCAAATGTGACCAGGCTGCTACTGCTTAAGCTGTGGGAGAGTGAACTCTGATTCCATGCACTTTACTCCAAATTTCAGCACAGGAGCCTGGTCATTGTCCTCAGAAATTGACAAGCCcagtttaaatgaaaattaaaacaacctaGAACAGCTAATACCttgaagaaaaatcacaaagttGGAGGAAACACATTACCAAATTTCAAGATTTCTACAAAGCTGACATAATTAATATAGTGCAGTATTTATGTGGTGTGgaatagataaatagatcaaggtaacagaatggagaacacagaaatatatacttatttatataatcACTTGACTTTTGACCAAGTGCCAATGCAATTTAGTGGAGAAAGGAGTACCCATTCAATACATTATGCTAGAGCAACTGCATATGCACACAGAAAACAATTAGCCTACTAATTACTGcacaccatacatgaaaataaattcaaagtggctCATAGATTTAATATAAGGGCTGaaactgttaaatttttttattcaaaaacaatagaaaaatatatttgtgaccTTGACATGAGTGATTTCTCagtcaagaaacaaaagaactaaccataagagaaaaattattgAGTGGATTTCATGAAATTCAAAACTTTTGCTTATCAAAAGTCACcttaagaaagtgaaaatggaggggcacttgggtggctcagtcatttaagcgtctgactcttgatttctgctcaggtcatgatctcatggtttgagagttgtagcttgcatcgggctctacgctgacagcacagagcctgcctgagatgctctctctctctctctctctctctctctctctctctccctctctctgcccctctccagctctctctctctctctctcaaaataaataaataaacttaaaaaaagaaattaaaaatggaaaaaatattcacactacatatatcagacaaaaaacatatctaaaatatataagaacttaATCAAATCAAAAACTAAAagcataaacattttaatgtttaaaagtagatataaaaattgaaaagacactttacaaaagaagataTTCAAGTGGCCAATACTGCATGTGAAAGATGCTCAGCATAATTACTTACCAGGTAAATGGAAATTAAAGTCATAATGTGATACCACATAACACTCAAAAGAATGGCTACAATTTAAAAGACAATACACAATTTTTGTAGGATTTGGAACAACCAAAATTCTCATATATTGATAGTGGGAATATGAAATTAtgtaatcactttggaaaacagtttggcaattcctaataaaattaaatataaaacaaccCTAAGTCTATACAAAAAAATCTTGTAcaaaatattcacagcagctttattcataatagagCAGACTAAAAACAAGTCAAATGTTCATTAACAGGAATTAGATAAACAAATCATTAGTAAAAGGTATACACTTAAGATTTGCACTATTTTACTAGATGTAAActacatttcaattttaaaagaagttggaTGACCTGGAGATAATGAGAAGAAGCTTTGGGACTATCAGCACCTGTGCACAGGACAGATTAACACCAGGCAAATATGTGCTTCATCTGAATACAAGGGACAGCATTAGggaaatatctttgaaaatttgGGACATTCAGAGGTAGgaatgagagggacagagatgatGCTACCTATCACCTCACAAAAGTTATCTGCACCTCACAAAATGCGTCTGTGTCCTGTCAATCCAATTGACTTGAGTCCAGGATAACATCTGCACATCCAGTCCAGAAG
This DNA window, taken from Acinonyx jubatus isolate Ajub_Pintada_27869175 chromosome D4, VMU_Ajub_asm_v1.0, whole genome shotgun sequence, encodes the following:
- the LOC106965909 gene encoding olfactory receptor 1L8-like; this translates as MERVNQTSSVSEFILLGLSSQPEDQKPLFILFLTMYLVTITGNLLIILAIHSDPQLQTPMYFFLSFLSFTDICFTTTIVPRMLLSFLSEKTISYAGCLTQMYFIYALGNTDSYLLAVMALDRYVAICDPFHYVTTMNHHRCVLLVAFSCSLPHLHSLLHTLLLNRLTFCDNNVIHHFLCDLSPLMKLSCSSTFLNEIVIMSEGSVVLVTPFVCITFSYIRILITVLKIPSAAGKRKAFSTCGSHLTVVTLFYGSIFYVYLQPLSTYTARDHIATLVYTVLTSMLNPFIYSLRNKDLKQGLRKLMGRRKSQAAPS